A genomic window from Oceanobacillus timonensis includes:
- a CDS encoding phage holin produces MKETLKNIDNKWIRLIVLAVVFINTAGMVLGYQILPFDNEQIAAGITVGALALSETWNHWKNNSYTGEAQEADRILKASKDDKKARRK; encoded by the coding sequence ATGAAAGAGACTTTAAAAAACATCGATAACAAATGGATACGATTAATTGTGTTGGCGGTAGTTTTTATTAATACTGCAGGAATGGTTTTAGGTTATCAAATTCTGCCTTTTGATAATGAGCAGATAGCTGCAGGCATTACCGTTGGGGCGTTGGCATTAAGTGAAACCTGGAATCACTGGAAGAATAACAGCTATACAGGAGAAGCACAGGAAGCTGACAGGATTTTAAAAGCGTCAAAAGATGACAAGAAAGCAAGGCGTAAATAA
- a CDS encoding phage tail protein, giving the protein MYVRDLNNKEYVVMATIEVDHDLNSDKILTADLEYNKPNSRFLMDLAELWTLVDDDETEWKIVAVQKQGEGQHIKAQIRAIPKFFDDFNISIVHDLHSGSMTATRALNIIFADSGYDYVLNGDYSASEWDNFGGGTKRLKMFQDWLNRYGGEFQPPVGNTVFIDEQVGEDKNIMYRHRLNASNIVYDVDASEMYTYIKGYADYEGDKQAGDWQDAKLTGDYTSPLANILGIRESEPVKDGRIRNESTLHEKMKKTVDESIKISVTADIHDLRKQGYPIGQTNVGDRVFLIDERIGFNEEVRIVNQKETKNWKGEIIALDITFGSQDIVKRHQSKMNNATNAINDVLEGKRKLPMNALNNEVAQVTNALLSAQTELEFENGIIARDPNNPNLVVVLNSAGLGISQDGGRTFRNAITGRGILAEHILAGTITAGGNRRIDISDGRVWSYVGDKLTMNFGRYGLDFYHYDQNTLFTAFTVGYIENTNIPILSMHMQREGALSLGVTTEGYGRSSLRIINETNNKETIVSGTYSSGQSSLGLFSSARLWEDLNETYRHNQASIRLQTSNHSNIQYYGRSGSNSTFEVLYNHREGATKRLVADSSSVWVNRLDVGSTSTVRDYGDAVFIGTDNNRNGIRIFTDGEVAMVADGVIRHSFYPNGKTGHRT; this is encoded by the coding sequence ATGTACGTCAGAGACTTAAATAACAAAGAATATGTTGTTATGGCAACAATCGAAGTAGACCATGACTTAAATAGTGATAAAATATTAACGGCTGATTTGGAGTATAACAAACCAAATAGCCGTTTTTTAATGGATTTAGCAGAGTTGTGGACGTTGGTTGATGATGACGAAACAGAATGGAAGATAGTTGCTGTACAAAAGCAGGGAGAAGGCCAGCACATTAAAGCGCAAATACGTGCCATCCCGAAGTTCTTTGACGATTTCAATATTTCCATCGTACATGATTTGCATAGTGGTTCGATGACTGCGACACGAGCATTAAATATCATCTTTGCTGACAGTGGTTATGATTACGTGTTAAATGGTGATTACTCTGCATCAGAATGGGATAATTTTGGTGGTGGTACGAAACGTCTCAAAATGTTCCAAGATTGGTTAAATCGCTATGGCGGGGAGTTTCAACCACCAGTAGGCAATACTGTTTTCATCGACGAACAGGTTGGAGAAGATAAAAACATCATGTATCGCCATCGCCTAAATGCCTCTAACATTGTTTATGATGTAGATGCTTCTGAAATGTATACCTATATTAAAGGTTATGCAGATTATGAGGGCGATAAACAAGCTGGGGATTGGCAAGATGCAAAATTGACAGGTGATTATACTTCTCCGTTAGCAAACATTCTTGGTATTCGTGAATCGGAACCTGTTAAAGATGGTCGGATACGTAATGAATCTACGTTACACGAGAAAATGAAAAAGACTGTAGACGAATCTATTAAAATCAGTGTTACTGCTGATATTCACGATTTACGTAAGCAAGGATATCCTATTGGCCAGACAAATGTTGGCGATAGGGTGTTTTTAATTGATGAACGAATTGGCTTCAATGAGGAAGTTCGGATTGTTAATCAGAAGGAAACAAAAAATTGGAAGGGTGAAATTATCGCTCTTGATATTACTTTTGGTAGTCAAGACATTGTTAAGCGTCACCAGTCCAAAATGAACAATGCCACAAATGCCATTAATGATGTTTTAGAGGGTAAACGTAAACTGCCGATGAATGCTTTGAACAATGAGGTAGCTCAAGTAACCAACGCTCTGCTTTCTGCACAAACTGAATTGGAATTTGAAAACGGCATTATCGCACGTGACCCGAACAATCCAAACTTGGTTGTTGTCTTGAACAGTGCAGGTTTAGGTATTTCACAAGATGGCGGTAGGACGTTCCGTAACGCTATCACTGGTCGAGGCATTCTTGCAGAACATATTTTGGCTGGTACGATTACAGCAGGCGGAAATAGGCGGATTGATATCTCTGACGGTCGCGTTTGGAGCTATGTTGGTGATAAGTTAACGATGAACTTTGGTAGGTATGGATTAGATTTTTATCACTATGACCAAAATACTTTATTCACAGCTTTTACAGTTGGATACATCGAAAATACAAACATCCCAATCTTAAGCATGCATATGCAGCGAGAAGGAGCACTTTCTTTAGGTGTGACAACAGAGGGTTATGGTCGTTCTAGCCTGAGAATTATAAACGAGACTAATAACAAAGAGACAATTGTTTCAGGAACTTACAGTAGCGGTCAATCCAGTCTAGGGTTATTTTCATCTGCTAGATTATGGGAAGACTTAAATGAAACGTATAGGCATAATCAGGCATCGATACGATTGCAAACATCTAATCATTCAAATATTCAATACTACGGTAGAAGTGGATCCAACAGTACATTTGAGGTTCTGTATAACCACCGAGAAGGTGCTACAAAACGTCTTGTTGCTGACAGTAGTAGCGTATGGGTGAATCGTTTGGATGTTGGGTCAACATCAACAGTTCGTGACTACGGGGATGCGGTATTCATCGGAACAGATAATAACCGAAACGGTATCCGCATATTTACAGATGGTGAAGTTGCAATGGTCGCTGATGGAGTAATTAGACACAGCTTTTACCCTAATGGGAAAACTGGACACAGAACTTAA
- a CDS encoding S8 family peptidase → MELLKSTVTYAHPKLRIDDYWNRGITGQGVKVAAIDDPIYEHEALPIVDGMACGPLTAWKGTSEHPTHCAGIACAKNLQNGQPAGVAPDAEYYHIRMFLRTYGDRIKSLVEAIDYSLEKEVDILFMSIHIAENSINYDDGRGSSAGTPKHLRIKMREAFFKAYKNGLIIVVAGGNHNDGRGEDNIEFEELLPKMPNVITVANLTPVNTRREASGVGKWVDVAGYGSYIKSTIVNDNYGKLSGTSMSTPQIAGIIALYKQLFSDLPSQEIIEKVFDNCEKVPGLNSEQQGRGVPMPPAELYSLPILDEANNQFRRYTDYTWQATEAYAKKDGKWIETEAMGYV, encoded by the coding sequence ATGGAACTATTAAAATCGACAGTAACCTATGCCCATCCGAAATTACGTATTGACGACTACTGGAATCGAGGTATTACCGGTCAAGGTGTAAAAGTCGCTGCTATTGACGACCCCATCTACGAGCATGAGGCGCTCCCTATTGTTGATGGAATGGCCTGCGGACCTTTAACAGCGTGGAAAGGAACCAGCGAGCACCCTACGCATTGTGCAGGCATTGCTTGCGCTAAGAACTTGCAAAACGGACAGCCTGCTGGAGTCGCGCCAGATGCAGAATATTATCATATACGGATGTTTCTTCGGACTTACGGCGACCGTATTAAATCGCTCGTCGAGGCGATAGATTATAGCCTCGAAAAGGAAGTAGATATATTATTTATGTCTATCCATATCGCAGAAAATAGCATCAATTACGATGATGGTAGAGGTAGCTCGGCCGGAACCCCTAAACACCTTCGGATAAAAATGCGCGAAGCGTTCTTTAAGGCGTATAAAAACGGACTTATTATCGTAGTTGCAGGAGGAAATCATAACGACGGAAGAGGCGAAGATAATATCGAATTTGAGGAATTACTTCCGAAAATGCCAAATGTTATCACAGTTGCTAACCTTACTCCAGTTAATACAAGACGTGAAGCGAGCGGAGTCGGGAAATGGGTTGATGTTGCAGGATATGGCTCTTATATTAAATCGACTATAGTTAACGATAATTACGGAAAACTGTCTGGAACTTCTATGTCAACGCCTCAGATAGCGGGAATAATTGCATTGTACAAACAGCTATTCAGTGACCTACCCTCGCAAGAGATTATTGAAAAAGTCTTCGACAATTGCGAAAAGGTACCCGGACTAAATTCGGAGCAACAAGGCAGAGGCGTACCAATGCCGCCCGCTGAATTATACTCTTTGCCGATATTAGATGAGGCGAATAATCAATTCAGACGCTATACCGACTATACGTGGCAGGCAACAGAAGCATACGCGAAAAAAGATGGAAAATGGATAGAAACGGAGGCGATGGGTTATGTCTAA